One Citrus sinensis cultivar Valencia sweet orange chromosome 5, DVS_A1.0, whole genome shotgun sequence genomic window, CTTTTACAAGAAGCAACATTGCATTTCAATTAGTAGATGATCATTTCTTAGCAACTTATTATCATTGCTCTTCACCCCTGGAAGAGATACCCGAAATCTTTGTCCACCTGGAGATTTCTCCATCACATTCCAGCTACCAGGCTGTCTAGATGACCAACAGTTTAATGGCGACTTCACTGATGGGATATTCATAGGCGTAGTGAAAAAAAAGGTGACTAGAAGCATTCAGCTCCGACAAATATGCCTTTGTTAGAGAATAGGACCAATTTTGAGTGCTAGATGTGAAATATTTGTCACTTGGTTGATCTCTAGTAATGGCAACTTCGGACTTGTCCTAGTTCTGCAGCATCtgtttttttgcattttttcatctttgttttGTGTAACCCTTTTCAGTTGTATCATTTGACTTCCTGAAAATAACATACTTTTGACTAGAGTCAAGCGGCCATTATGTAAATGAGGAACCAAATCAAGAACGATGCAAACTGAACACACACTCTAATCAGCAGCCATAATTTTTATGAGGTAAACACAGAAGACTAAATAAGTTCACTGTGAATCCACAAATATCAGCATCACTTGCTGGAAATTTTTTCTCAGAATGGGCCGTTCTTGTGCCATGGCAATTTGAAGCAGAGACAACAAAGTTTTATCACAAACCAAATTATTAATATGAGCCATCATCTTGTcaatttcagacaaaaaagaaTTACATTTCTAACTAGagatgtttttgtttcttcacaGTTCCTTCCAGTATCCCATCAAAACCAAAATTTGCCGAAAACTGCTGAGGATCAACTGGACCAGGAAGATTTATTGTGATTGAAAATGGTCCCGCGGGGGTTAAGTTCTGGGTCTGCATTTCAAAAACTTGGGAGAACTTGTTCACTGATTTCTCGCCTGTTGTTGTTACTCCCTTGATCAATATCTTGCCAGTAGGATCAACTGTGCAGCTAAATTCATCTGCAGCCAGCAAAACCAATTATTATCAATGACTATGAGAACCTCTCATGCCAACATAGAGATCGACCATTAACTCCCTTTACAactttgaataaataaattagagagAATTCTTGAATATAAAGGACCCAACAGGTTCTGAATCATTACAAGCAACTTACCATCATCTCTCTTCACCCCTGGAAGAGATATCCGGAACATGTAGTCGTCTTCGCTTTCGCCCACATCAGCTTTTCCCACATGTGGTCCCACCTGGCCTAATGTTGCTACTCCTGTCAATGCAAATCCACTTTTTGTTGCAGCTCTCAATTTCGCCCACTCTGTTTTGGTCGGGCGTGATGGAATAAATATAGATGCTGGACCAGAAGCATCTATAAATTCAAAGCCATGAACCCTAGGTTCACTAACTGATGGTATACTCTCTGATGGTGGCAGCACGTCATGGACAACATAATCCTCAGATTCCTCTATGTCATGGACCACATAATCTGTAGATTCCTCTATGTCATCTATATGTCTTTTTGCTTGAGAAGTTGGAGATGCCAAAGTAGGAGTTGACTCTCCATGGGATCCACTCGGTACATCATTGGATTCTAACATT contains:
- the LOC112497567 gene encoding alpha-crystallin domain-containing protein 22.3-like — its product is MDSPSQYIVTPESSMLESNDVPSGSHGESTPTLASPTSQAKRHIDDIEESTDYVVHDIEESEDYVVHDVLPPSESIPSVSEPRVHGFEFIDASGPASIFIPSRPTKTEWAKLRAATKSGFALTGVATLGQVGPHVGKADVGESEDDYMFRISLPGVKRDDDEFSCTVDPTGKILIKGVTTTGEKSVNKFSQVFEMQTQNLTPAGPFSITINLPGPVDPQQFSANFGFDGILEGTVKKQKHL